From one Microlunatus sp. Gsoil 973 genomic stretch:
- a CDS encoding ComEA family DNA-binding protein — MPGTSRSDETGGEIDQRLARLLDSWPRHASSGVAAGVDAGVGAAEPEEFSRSIQDEVADWLQEASPIRPEVRLAADDRERPVTGWVARLRERYGGGPVFGRPQLAVVLAILVLGFCLAGWSVLRARPVPLPPGSTDGRAAASGVPTSHPSGTTPRPRSTGVPSGDPSPAAESTSAEPMIEVHVLGAVRDPGVVNLLAGARVQDAVDRAGGLRKSAALGDLNLAQPLADGQQVFIARHTGHSEVRDPVAVPPNGTGGTAGPSARPGTAGSSAAGPVINLNTATADQLDQLPGVGPVTAQKIIDWRTNHGRFVSIEELQEVDGIGPKTYADLAPMVTV, encoded by the coding sequence GTGCCGGGGACGAGCCGATCAGACGAGACGGGCGGGGAGATCGATCAGCGGCTTGCTCGACTGCTGGATTCCTGGCCGCGACACGCCAGTTCCGGAGTTGCCGCCGGAGTAGACGCCGGAGTTGGTGCCGCCGAGCCGGAGGAGTTCAGCCGCTCGATCCAGGACGAGGTCGCCGACTGGCTTCAGGAGGCCTCACCGATCCGGCCGGAGGTGCGGCTCGCCGCGGACGACCGGGAGCGTCCGGTAACCGGGTGGGTAGCACGGCTCCGTGAACGGTACGGCGGCGGCCCGGTGTTCGGCCGTCCGCAGTTGGCGGTGGTGTTGGCGATCCTCGTGCTCGGCTTCTGTCTCGCCGGTTGGTCGGTGTTGCGCGCCCGGCCGGTGCCGCTGCCGCCAGGGTCGACCGACGGCCGGGCGGCAGCATCCGGTGTGCCGACGAGCCACCCGTCGGGGACCACCCCGAGGCCGCGGAGCACCGGCGTGCCGTCCGGCGACCCGAGTCCGGCGGCCGAGAGCACATCGGCGGAACCGATGATCGAGGTGCACGTGCTCGGCGCCGTCCGAGACCCCGGAGTGGTGAACCTGCTAGCGGGTGCCCGGGTGCAGGATGCGGTTGACCGGGCCGGCGGCCTCAGGAAGTCGGCGGCGCTGGGCGACCTCAATCTCGCCCAGCCATTGGCCGATGGACAGCAGGTCTTCATCGCCCGTCACACCGGGCACAGCGAAGTACGCGACCCGGTGGCGGTGCCACCGAACGGCACGGGTGGCACCGCGGGGCCGTCGGCCCGGCCGGGGACCGCCGGATCCTCGGCGGCGGGCCCGGTGATCAACCTGAACACCGCGACAGCTGATCAACTCGATCAACTCCCCGGAGTCGGTCCGGTGACCGCGCAGAAGATCATCGACTGGCGCACCAACCACGGCCGGTTCGTGTCCATCGAGGAGCTGCAGGAGGTGGACGGGATCGGACCCAAGACCTACGCCGATCTCGCGCCGATGGTGACCGTCTGA
- a CDS encoding NAD(P)-dependent oxidoreductase, translating into MSTIAIIGGTGYTGGNLAREAAGRGHTVVSWSRHRPNAPVEGVRYETGDAANAARIIDGADLVIAALSPRGDLEGRVFGLYRDYAGAAVADGAGFVVIGGFSSLRPAPDQPRFAEGDVPEQFRAEALEMEAVRDWLNTEAPAQLDWLFISPAGGYGSFAPGESTGRYRIGGEVALFTEDGGSEISGTDFALAIMDVVDGGEHHREHLSVAY; encoded by the coding sequence ATGTCGACCATTGCCATCATCGGAGGTACCGGCTACACCGGAGGCAACCTGGCCCGTGAGGCGGCCGGCCGCGGGCACACCGTCGTCTCCTGGAGCCGGCATCGGCCGAACGCGCCGGTCGAAGGTGTCAGGTACGAGACTGGGGACGCCGCGAACGCGGCACGGATCATCGACGGCGCCGACCTGGTGATCGCCGCCCTGTCACCCCGCGGTGACCTCGAGGGACGGGTGTTTGGGCTCTACCGGGACTACGCCGGTGCAGCAGTCGCCGACGGAGCCGGATTCGTGGTGATCGGCGGATTCTCCTCGTTGCGGCCGGCACCCGACCAGCCGCGATTCGCCGAGGGCGACGTGCCCGAGCAGTTCCGAGCCGAAGCACTGGAGATGGAGGCCGTCCGGGATTGGCTCAACACCGAGGCGCCGGCCCAGCTGGACTGGCTGTTCATCAGCCCGGCCGGCGGTTACGGCAGTTTCGCTCCGGGCGAGTCGACCGGCAGGTACCGGATCGGTGGTGAGGTCGCCTTGTTCACCGAGGACGGCGGATCGGAGATCTCAGGCACCGACTTCGCGCTGGCGATCATGGACGTGGTCGACGGCGGCGAGCACCATCGCGAGCACCTCTCGGTCGCGTACTGA
- a CDS encoding GNAT family N-acetyltransferase, which translates to MTATKPAEAIPFRHAASRDIVPPARTWRTSRGTLVLVSCLMLVVGLAIPAAAVIGLATGVTAFGGRQLPVLAIISSLAVVVLFFGWRLGIHPRLTLSGDEIRIVNPFRRHRFDLADITIIRPGRDGLLVGTADRQAEAWCVQLPLAAVRSGRPTRAGRICEELQNAWESYRLPEPQTEGADDPIRLRFARAGEEQLLTELERSASLATLGHIFPPADHPYPTDEVRRRWSEVLNDRARLTLIAEVAGEPAGYACYGQQVVHHLGVAAAFQRRGVGTTLLRAAEDDLFADLETGEIGLWVLKDNDTARAFYIAAGWTESGESHTAEFPPYPPEIKMLRRNPHVARRGR; encoded by the coding sequence ATGACAGCGACCAAGCCGGCAGAGGCGATTCCGTTCCGACATGCCGCGTCACGCGACATCGTGCCGCCCGCCCGGACGTGGCGGACTTCGCGCGGCACGCTGGTCCTGGTGTCCTGCCTGATGTTGGTCGTCGGTCTGGCGATCCCCGCGGCGGCAGTCATCGGCCTGGCAACAGGCGTCACCGCATTCGGCGGCCGACAGCTACCAGTGCTGGCGATCATCTCCTCGCTGGCCGTCGTCGTGCTCTTCTTCGGCTGGCGTCTCGGCATCCATCCGCGGCTGACCCTGTCCGGCGACGAGATCAGGATCGTCAACCCGTTCCGCCGCCACCGCTTCGACCTGGCCGACATCACGATCATCAGACCGGGCCGCGACGGACTGCTGGTCGGTACCGCTGACCGGCAGGCGGAGGCCTGGTGCGTACAGCTGCCCCTGGCGGCCGTCCGCTCCGGCCGGCCGACCAGGGCCGGTCGGATCTGCGAGGAGCTGCAGAACGCCTGGGAGAGCTACCGCCTGCCCGAACCGCAGACCGAGGGAGCAGACGATCCGATACGCCTCCGGTTCGCGCGGGCCGGTGAGGAGCAGTTGTTGACCGAACTGGAACGTTCCGCAAGCCTGGCCACGCTGGGCCACATCTTCCCGCCCGCGGACCATCCCTACCCGACCGACGAGGTCCGTCGGCGATGGAGCGAGGTCCTCAACGACCGTGCCAGGCTGACCCTGATCGCCGAGGTGGCCGGCGAACCGGCCGGGTACGCCTGCTATGGCCAACAGGTCGTCCACCATCTCGGGGTGGCCGCCGCCTTCCAGCGCAGGGGTGTCGGTACCACCCTGCTGAGGGCCGCGGAGGACGATCTGTTCGCCGATCTGGAGACCGGGGAGATCGGGCTGTGGGTGCTCAAGGACAACGACACGGCGCGGGCGTTCTACATCGCAGCAGGGTGGACCGAATCGGGTGAGTCACACACGGCGGAGTTCCCGCCCTATCCGCCCGAGATCAAGATGCTCCGCCGCAATCCACACGTCGCCCGGCGAGGCCGATGA
- a CDS encoding extracellular solute-binding protein yields the protein MTGGPSRISRRSLLGAGVAGIGAVGGLGLLSGCSSDAKTPGSSGNKPTGAPVKLGPEIENGPMYKDGYIGPHATVKKPFADGKTTFKIVVPQDTQVVGDWNKNKTTEWFEKQTGVKVQFQEVLITNPNGGSDLTKINAMLSGGDLPDAFMGIPFTPAQISLYGQQGTFIALDDYISHYSPRTQQTMKDYPDLRSLKASTDGKMYQMPGVNDCYHCRSSQGRAWINKKYLQSIGMDVPGSTDELRQVLLEFKNKNPSGKNGFVPFASGVNNPLDNFMMQPFLYSPPGDQNGGWMRLNSGKVEFTPSKDEWREALRYLRQLNKDGTLTSQNFSMSDTELQTAGNKGQVGFARVYWWGSFFNPVTLDKNAPWRDYVAVPPLKGPSGNQTAQWDYYGFSTNGLQITSACKDPGTLVQWSDYQMDLESIMWMYDGIAEKNWFWGDDGADGIDGEQALWRDIQWPAPAGQSWNQYATMYRSLDYRGGQQVDPKAPTYEAGLYSAGKDYEKYAEPKEMQLPPVIIPDDSASQVADTATSISQAVKQGMSNFALGKKDIESDADWKAYVDSFAAMNLQTYLDVYQKAYDTRPK from the coding sequence ATGACCGGAGGACCATCTCGGATCTCCCGCCGATCACTGCTTGGGGCCGGTGTCGCAGGCATTGGTGCGGTTGGCGGGCTCGGTTTGCTGAGCGGCTGCAGCTCCGACGCCAAGACCCCGGGGAGCAGCGGGAACAAGCCGACGGGCGCTCCGGTGAAGTTGGGGCCCGAGATCGAGAACGGTCCGATGTACAAGGACGGTTACATCGGTCCGCACGCGACCGTGAAGAAGCCGTTCGCCGACGGCAAGACGACATTCAAGATCGTTGTTCCGCAGGACACCCAGGTGGTCGGTGACTGGAACAAGAACAAGACCACCGAGTGGTTCGAGAAGCAGACCGGGGTCAAGGTGCAGTTCCAGGAGGTGCTGATCACCAATCCGAACGGCGGCTCGGATCTGACGAAGATCAACGCGATGTTGTCAGGCGGTGACCTGCCCGACGCCTTCATGGGCATCCCGTTCACGCCCGCGCAGATCTCTCTGTACGGCCAGCAGGGCACCTTCATCGCTCTCGACGACTACATCTCCCACTACTCTCCGCGCACCCAGCAGACGATGAAGGACTATCCGGACCTTCGCAGTCTGAAGGCCAGCACCGACGGCAAGATGTACCAGATGCCGGGCGTGAACGACTGCTACCACTGCCGCAGCAGCCAGGGCCGCGCGTGGATCAACAAGAAGTACCTCCAGTCGATCGGCATGGACGTGCCGGGAAGCACCGACGAGCTGCGCCAGGTGTTGCTGGAGTTCAAGAACAAGAACCCCTCGGGGAAGAACGGCTTCGTACCGTTCGCCTCCGGCGTGAACAACCCGCTGGACAACTTCATGATGCAGCCGTTCCTCTACTCCCCACCGGGTGACCAGAACGGTGGCTGGATGCGGCTGAACAGCGGCAAGGTCGAGTTCACGCCGTCGAAGGACGAATGGCGTGAGGCGCTGCGCTATCTGCGGCAGCTGAACAAGGACGGCACGCTCACCTCGCAGAACTTCTCCATGTCCGACACCGAGCTGCAGACCGCGGGCAACAAGGGTCAGGTCGGCTTCGCCCGGGTGTACTGGTGGGGCTCCTTCTTCAACCCGGTCACGCTGGACAAGAACGCCCCGTGGCGCGACTACGTCGCCGTTCCGCCGCTGAAGGGACCGAGCGGCAATCAGACCGCGCAGTGGGACTACTACGGTTTCAGCACCAACGGCCTGCAGATCACCAGCGCCTGCAAGGATCCGGGGACATTGGTCCAGTGGTCGGACTACCAGATGGACCTGGAATCGATCATGTGGATGTACGACGGCATCGCCGAGAAGAACTGGTTCTGGGGTGACGACGGCGCCGACGGCATCGACGGCGAGCAGGCGTTGTGGCGGGACATCCAGTGGCCGGCACCGGCCGGCCAGTCGTGGAACCAGTACGCGACGATGTACCGGTCGCTCGACTACCGCGGCGGCCAGCAGGTAGATCCCAAGGCCCCGACGTACGAGGCCGGACTGTATTCCGCGGGTAAGGACTACGAGAAGTACGCCGAGCCCAAGGAGATGCAGCTTCCGCCGGTGATCATTCCTGACGACTCGGCATCGCAGGTCGCCGACACCGCGACCTCGATCTCGCAGGCGGTGAAACAGGGCATGTCGAACTTCGCGCTGGGGAAGAAGGACATCGAGAGCGACGCCGACTGGAAGGCCTACGTCGATTCCTTTGCTGCGATGAATCTGCAGACTTATCTCGACGTCTACCAGAAGGCGTACGACACTAGGCCCAAGTGA
- a CDS encoding LLM class flavin-dependent oxidoreductase, whose protein sequence is MKSIGFLSFGHWTPSPYSQTRTAADALLQSVELAVAAEELGADGAYFRVHHFARQLASPFPLLSAIAARTSRIEIGTGVIDMRYENPLYLAETAGAADLISGGRLQLGISRGSPEQVVDGWRYFGYQPTEGGTDQEMARRHTEVFLEVLKGEGFAEPNPRPMFANPPGLLRIEPYSEGLRNRIWWGAGSDSTARWAAGLGMNLQSSTLKNDETGEPLHVQQRKQIEAYRTAWQEAGHQGEPRVSVSRSIIPLVTEADRRYFGAERNDQDQTGWIDDKTRAVFGRSFTAEPDVLVEQLAGDEAIAAADTLLLTVPNQLGVDYNAHLLSAILTEVAPALGWR, encoded by the coding sequence GTGAAGAGCATCGGATTCCTGTCCTTCGGGCATTGGACGCCGTCGCCGTACTCGCAGACGCGAACCGCGGCGGACGCACTGTTGCAGTCGGTGGAACTGGCGGTCGCGGCCGAGGAACTCGGTGCGGACGGCGCCTACTTCCGGGTCCATCACTTCGCGCGGCAACTTGCCTCGCCCTTCCCGTTGCTGTCGGCGATCGCGGCCCGCACGTCGAGGATCGAGATCGGCACCGGCGTGATCGACATGCGGTATGAGAATCCGCTGTACCTGGCCGAGACCGCCGGCGCTGCCGACCTGATCTCCGGTGGGCGGTTGCAGCTGGGCATCAGCCGCGGGTCGCCCGAACAGGTCGTCGACGGTTGGCGCTACTTCGGCTATCAGCCGACCGAGGGTGGTACCGACCAGGAGATGGCCCGCCGGCACACCGAGGTGTTCCTGGAGGTGCTCAAGGGCGAGGGCTTCGCCGAACCCAATCCGCGCCCGATGTTCGCCAATCCTCCCGGCCTACTGCGGATCGAGCCGTACAGCGAAGGACTCCGGAACCGGATCTGGTGGGGTGCCGGATCGGACAGCACAGCGCGCTGGGCGGCCGGGCTGGGGATGAACCTGCAGAGCTCGACGCTGAAGAACGACGAGACCGGAGAACCGCTGCACGTCCAGCAACGTAAGCAGATCGAGGCGTATCGGACAGCCTGGCAGGAGGCTGGTCACCAAGGTGAGCCGAGAGTGTCGGTGAGCCGCTCGATCATTCCGCTGGTGACCGAGGCGGATCGCCGCTACTTCGGCGCCGAGCGCAATGATCAGGATCAGACGGGTTGGATCGACGACAAGACCCGGGCGGTCTTCGGCCGGTCGTTCACCGCCGAGCCTGATGTTCTTGTCGAGCAGCTGGCCGGGGACGAAGCCATCGCCGCTGCCGACACCCTGCTGCTGACCGTGCCCAACCAGCTCGGCGTCGATTACAACGCCCACCTGCTCTCCGCCATCCTGACCGAGGTTGCGCCGGCGCTCGGCTGGCGCTGA
- a CDS encoding ComEC/Rec2 family competence protein translates to MTGALTERGTGEPAAVDLRLAPVAAAGWLGAWLGTGGRFWLLLVGAAGLLLLITPAIVRRSWWAAATAAMLAGTLIIGWAHLEALQRSSVGRLAGSGAVVRAEVRLTGDPRIRPAQGIRPAFLTVRADVVWISGRGQTWRERAPVLVTASADQLPAWRRFIAGNRVRTGLRLQPPDPGSDIAAIARVRAAPVVTGRPGPADRAVERVRSGLRGAVARGSPEARALVPSLVLGDTSAITDAITEDFLSTGLTHLTAVSGANLALMLAFLVVLSRWIGVRGWWLRLVGLAGVIMFVALCRAEPSVLRAAAMGLVSLAALGMSGRSTGMRGLFVAMIMLLVGDPWLGRSPGFALSVLASGGIVWWARRWAAALQTWLPRVIAESIAVPLSAHLATLPVATAMSGQVSMVGIVTNALAGPFVGPATILGFSAAGLSQISPFLAGLVGRLACWSAQPVLWIAHIGAALPGAIWIWPAGVVSLGLLSTICLTLASAMPQVLRRPWLAGGLSLLMIIGIIRAPVQPGWPPKDWLLIVCDVGQGDGMAVNTGPGQAIVIDSGPEPKPMRTCLDQLDVRTVPLLIFTHFHADHVGGLSGVLAGRRVNRIWVSPYASPPGGAEDVSRAAARLQIPIAVPTVGTEAQVGPAALRVVGPIDRRPNPLVIEDGRSSMENNLSIATMITIDGERLLLTGDVEPEEQRRIVASGMDLDADVLKVPHHGSSRQDAEFIAATHARVAIASAGVHNDYGHPAAKTVRLLRSDGMTTLCTCWTGSVAVIREGAGIGVVTQHRVRQ, encoded by the coding sequence ATGACCGGCGCGCTCACCGAACGGGGGACCGGCGAGCCGGCCGCTGTTGATCTTCGGCTGGCGCCGGTTGCGGCGGCGGGATGGCTCGGTGCCTGGCTCGGCACCGGCGGACGCTTCTGGTTGCTGCTGGTCGGTGCCGCCGGGCTGTTGTTGTTGATCACGCCGGCAATCGTCCGCCGGTCCTGGTGGGCGGCTGCAACGGCTGCGATGCTGGCCGGCACGCTGATCATCGGCTGGGCGCACCTGGAGGCGTTACAGCGTTCGTCGGTCGGCAGGCTGGCCGGCAGCGGAGCCGTCGTCAGGGCGGAGGTACGGCTGACCGGTGACCCGAGGATCAGGCCGGCCCAGGGGATCCGCCCTGCCTTCCTGACCGTGCGCGCGGACGTCGTGTGGATCAGCGGACGCGGGCAGACCTGGCGGGAGCGGGCACCGGTGCTGGTCACCGCAAGCGCCGATCAGCTGCCCGCGTGGCGACGCTTCATCGCAGGGAACCGGGTGCGGACCGGCCTCCGGCTGCAGCCGCCCGACCCGGGATCCGACATCGCGGCGATCGCTCGTGTCCGGGCGGCGCCGGTAGTCACCGGCCGACCGGGACCGGCGGACCGGGCGGTGGAGAGGGTTCGATCCGGTCTCCGCGGCGCAGTGGCGCGCGGTTCACCGGAGGCGAGGGCGCTGGTGCCGTCGCTCGTGCTGGGCGACACCTCAGCGATCACCGACGCGATCACCGAGGACTTCCTCAGCACCGGGCTGACCCACCTGACCGCGGTCTCCGGCGCCAACCTCGCTCTGATGCTGGCATTCCTGGTGGTGCTGTCCCGATGGATCGGTGTCCGCGGGTGGTGGCTGCGGCTGGTCGGACTGGCCGGCGTGATCATGTTCGTGGCGCTCTGCCGGGCGGAGCCGTCGGTGCTCAGGGCCGCCGCGATGGGGCTGGTGTCACTTGCGGCTCTGGGGATGTCCGGACGGTCGACCGGGATGCGCGGCCTGTTCGTAGCGATGATCATGCTGCTGGTCGGTGATCCGTGGCTGGGCCGTTCGCCGGGTTTCGCGCTGTCCGTCCTGGCCAGCGGTGGAATCGTCTGGTGGGCAAGGCGTTGGGCCGCGGCACTGCAGACCTGGCTGCCCCGGGTGATCGCCGAGTCGATCGCGGTTCCGCTGTCGGCCCACCTGGCCACCCTGCCCGTGGCAACCGCCATGTCCGGTCAGGTGAGCATGGTCGGCATCGTCACCAATGCCCTGGCCGGACCGTTCGTCGGACCGGCGACGATCCTCGGCTTCAGCGCCGCAGGGTTGTCCCAGATCAGCCCGTTCCTGGCCGGGCTCGTCGGTCGGCTGGCGTGTTGGTCGGCCCAGCCGGTGTTGTGGATCGCACACATCGGAGCAGCACTTCCCGGGGCGATCTGGATCTGGCCGGCCGGCGTTGTATCGCTCGGGCTCTTGTCGACGATCTGTCTGACGCTGGCTTCGGCGATGCCGCAGGTGCTTCGACGGCCATGGCTGGCCGGCGGGCTGTCGCTGCTGATGATCATCGGCATCATCCGCGCACCGGTGCAGCCGGGGTGGCCGCCGAAGGACTGGCTGCTGATCGTCTGTGATGTCGGTCAGGGAGACGGCATGGCGGTCAACACCGGGCCCGGCCAGGCGATCGTGATCGACTCGGGTCCGGAGCCCAAGCCGATGCGCACCTGCCTGGACCAGCTGGATGTGCGCACGGTGCCGCTGTTGATCTTCACCCATTTCCATGCCGATCACGTCGGCGGCCTGTCCGGAGTGCTGGCCGGCCGGCGGGTGAACCGGATCTGGGTGTCGCCGTACGCCTCACCGCCCGGCGGTGCCGAAGACGTCAGCAGGGCCGCCGCGCGTCTGCAGATCCCGATCGCCGTGCCGACGGTCGGCACCGAGGCGCAGGTCGGGCCGGCGGCACTTCGTGTGGTCGGGCCGATCGATCGGCGGCCGAACCCGCTGGTCATCGAGGACGGCCGGTCGTCGATGGAGAACAACCTGAGTATCGCGACCATGATCACGATCGACGGCGAGCGTCTGCTGCTGACCGGTGACGTCGAGCCGGAGGAACAGCGACGGATCGTCGCGTCCGGCATGGATCTGGATGCCGACGTGCTCAAGGTGCCCCACCACGGTTCGTCACGCCAGGACGCGGAGTTCATCGCGGCGACGCATGCCCGGGTCGCGATCGCCAGCGCCGGGGTGCACAACGACTACGGGCATCCAGCCGCCAAGACGGTGCGACTGCTGCGATCCGACGGCATGACCACGCTGTGCACCTGTTGGACCGGCTCGGTCGCTGTGATCAGAGAGGGCGCGGGGATCGGGGTGGTCACTCAGCACCGGGTGCGGCAGTGA
- a CDS encoding FadR/GntR family transcriptional regulator, with the protein MALSSTTLTDSAISELKQMIVSGELVPGQRLPREADLAERLGLSRNSLREAVKGLSLVGVLDVRQGDGTYVASLDSESLIGRIGFVVDFHRDDEVLHYLQVRRILEPAASAIASLRLTDAEIDALDQHLDQLDPRPCVEDLVASDLEFHRMIVAGSQNPVLISLLDSLAGPIQRARLWRGSTEENALSRTTDEHRAIVRALRARVPEVVSAAVTTHIFGVEHWLLFAPPDIRRRTSPTPEPA; encoded by the coding sequence ATGGCCTTGTCGTCGACGACGCTGACCGACTCCGCGATCTCCGAACTCAAGCAGATGATCGTGAGCGGCGAGCTGGTCCCCGGGCAGCGACTGCCCCGGGAGGCCGATCTGGCCGAGAGGCTCGGGCTGTCCCGCAACTCGCTGCGCGAGGCGGTCAAGGGGCTCTCGCTGGTCGGTGTGCTCGACGTCCGGCAGGGCGACGGGACCTATGTCGCGAGTCTGGATTCGGAGTCGCTGATCGGCCGGATCGGCTTCGTCGTCGATTTCCATCGAGACGACGAGGTGCTGCACTACCTGCAGGTACGACGCATTCTCGAGCCGGCTGCCAGCGCCATCGCCAGTCTGCGCCTGACCGACGCGGAGATCGACGCGTTGGACCAGCACCTTGATCAACTCGACCCCCGGCCCTGTGTCGAGGACCTGGTCGCTTCGGACCTGGAGTTCCACCGCATGATCGTCGCCGGCTCGCAGAACCCGGTGTTGATCTCGCTGTTGGACAGCCTGGCCGGACCGATTCAACGCGCCAGGCTGTGGCGCGGCAGTACGGAGGAGAACGCGCTCTCCCGCACGACCGATGAACACCGCGCCATCGTCCGAGCCCTGCGGGCACGCGTGCCCGAGGTGGTCAGCGCGGCGGTGACCACCCACATCTTCGGCGTCGAGCACTGGCTGCTGTTCGCCCCGCCCGACATCCGACGGCGGACCAGCCCGACACCGGAGCCCGCGTGA
- a CDS encoding endonuclease/exonuclease/phosphatase family protein: MTTDDHAPRIWTAPEPRRFQALWFGLGLLTLFPALTAAFLYLVPPTDDASALTASFIPYGLIAALISLLCFGIALLRARRRAPTAVLTMISAWLLIMQVIWIGPQFVASPRPVTGRPFTVISLNMKWGAADVDQIRSQAENADIVVLVEVTPTAFDAVRSRLGARFPYSVPNRILTGNQSLILSRYPLTGGRPLPSTNQQWSASTTLPGTGKLNVIAAHPCNPLCGGSRWRVEHAELLQRAEALDTGPEVIAGDFNATDDHGPMRAMARHGFISATDITGAGWMPTYPADHRVMPPLIEIDHVLVNRRLTALSIKTFRVAGTDHLGLVAQLAGSRE; the protein is encoded by the coding sequence ATGACGACCGATGATCACGCGCCGCGGATCTGGACGGCTCCGGAACCCCGACGCTTCCAGGCATTGTGGTTCGGCCTCGGCCTGCTCACCCTGTTCCCGGCACTGACCGCGGCATTCCTCTACCTGGTCCCGCCGACCGATGACGCCAGCGCGCTGACCGCCTCCTTCATCCCGTACGGCCTGATCGCCGCGCTGATCTCGTTGCTCTGTTTCGGAATCGCCCTCCTCCGCGCCAGGCGGCGGGCGCCGACCGCCGTGCTGACCATGATCAGCGCATGGTTGCTGATCATGCAGGTCATCTGGATCGGGCCACAGTTCGTGGCCAGCCCTCGACCGGTGACGGGTCGACCGTTCACGGTGATCAGCCTGAACATGAAATGGGGAGCAGCCGACGTCGACCAGATCCGTTCACAGGCGGAGAATGCCGACATCGTCGTACTGGTCGAAGTCACACCGACCGCCTTCGACGCCGTCCGCTCCCGGCTCGGTGCACGCTTCCCCTACTCGGTTCCGAACCGGATCCTCACCGGCAACCAGTCCCTGATCCTGTCCCGTTATCCGCTGACCGGTGGTCGGCCGTTGCCGTCGACCAACCAACAGTGGAGCGCCTCGACGACCCTTCCCGGTACCGGCAAGCTCAACGTGATCGCCGCTCACCCGTGCAATCCCTTGTGTGGCGGGAGCCGGTGGCGCGTGGAACATGCCGAACTGCTGCAGCGGGCCGAGGCGCTCGACACCGGGCCCGAGGTGATCGCCGGTGATTTCAATGCCACCGATGATCATGGACCGATGCGTGCCATGGCCCGACACGGCTTCATCTCGGCAACCGACATCACCGGCGCCGGATGGATGCCGACCTACCCGGCAGACCATCGGGTCATGCCGCCCTTGATCGAGATCGATCACGTGCTGGTCAACCGGCGACTCACGGCGCTGTCGATCAAGACCTTCCGGGTGGCCGGCACCGACCATCTCGGTTTGGTCGCGCAACTCGCCGGAAGCCGGGAATGA
- a CDS encoding phytanoyl-CoA dioxygenase family protein: MSSTTSRSTTHPGLDAAALRAWDRDGYHVQRNLFSMTEVSAVRARFDRIAARGEPIPGHWAPQADSDDVLGRFPRVMHPHDFDAESKALLLDPRVHRILVQLMGDEVLACQTMYYFKPPGARGQAFHQDNYYLLVQPYTCIAAWLAVDRSWPENGGLMVTPGTHRAELECPESADPTQSFTDDYVAPPTEPIGLDLAPGDVLFFTGSVIHGSGPNTTDDSWRRSFISHYLPSAATHIGGWYLPHMYDFDGRPVTRDTTAWGGPCGEDSPKFRGFH, encoded by the coding sequence GTGTCCAGCACAACGAGCCGGTCTACAACACACCCCGGGCTTGACGCAGCTGCCCTGCGGGCCTGGGATCGCGACGGCTACCACGTCCAACGCAACCTCTTCAGCATGACCGAGGTGTCGGCCGTCCGGGCGCGATTCGACAGGATCGCCGCACGCGGCGAGCCGATCCCGGGCCACTGGGCGCCGCAGGCAGACAGCGATGACGTCCTGGGACGATTTCCGCGGGTGATGCATCCGCACGACTTCGACGCCGAGAGCAAGGCTCTGCTGCTCGATCCGCGGGTGCACCGGATCCTCGTCCAGCTGATGGGCGATGAGGTGCTGGCCTGCCAGACGATGTACTACTTCAAACCGCCGGGCGCCCGCGGGCAGGCGTTCCATCAGGACAACTACTACCTGTTGGTGCAGCCCTACACCTGCATCGCGGCGTGGCTCGCGGTGGATCGTTCCTGGCCGGAGAACGGCGGGCTGATGGTCACTCCGGGCACCCATCGGGCGGAACTTGAGTGCCCGGAATCGGCCGATCCGACGCAGAGTTTCACCGACGACTATGTCGCTCCTCCGACCGAACCGATCGGACTCGATCTTGCTCCCGGCGACGTGTTGTTCTTCACCGGTTCGGTGATCCACGGTTCCGGTCCGAACACCACAGACGACAGCTGGCGACGATCGTTCATCAGCCACTACCTACCGTCGGCAGCGACGCACATCGGCGGCTGGTATCTACCGCACATGTACGACTTCGACGGGCGCCCGGTGACCCGCGACACCACAGCGTGGGGCGGCCCCTGTGGCGAGGACAGCCCGAAGTTCCGCGGCTTCCACTAG